The window CTCGATGCCCAACGCCAGCATGACTTTCGCGCCGTACGTTTTCACATCACCGAGGCCGTCCTCGTACTTGCCGGCCGGCGCGATGCCGCCCAACCCAATGGCGAAAGCGGGCAGGAAGTTGTGTTGCTGCACGAAGCCCCACTTGAACATGCCCTCGACCGAACCGATGCCGGTCTTGTCTTTCTGTGCATAGTTGCGGTCGAGGACGCCGAGATTCGTGAAGGTCTCCTCGACCACCAAGTCGGTCATCACGTAGGGAACGCGGAACCCGAATTCCAACCCCCCCGGGATGCCGACCGTGCCGAGTAACATGGCTTCGCGCCGATAGTACGTGGGCGTCGAGCTTTCTTCCCAGGTACCGCCGAGACCGACTTCAAAGGAACCCGGCCGCAAGGTGCGCGTGGACGTGGTCAACATCAAGCCCGACAGACCGTAAATATTGAAGGGCAAATTGTTCACCTTGGGCTTAGGCGCGGCAACTTCGCCCTGCAACACGCCTTCCGGCACTTCGTCAAACTCATCCTGCGCGAAGGCGGGGCCCGCCAGAGCCATCGCGATGATCGCAATAAAAGCGGCTATACTTCGAGCGTTCATTCGTGCTCCATCTCACGGCCTGCAATGATTTTTTATCCTGACACGGCTCGACCGCCGTCGTCAACAGTCTCGTCATCCTCCGTTTCTTCGGACGCGGTCTCAGTTGTGTCGGTCATGGCAACCAGTAAGCGTTGCGCTTCAGCTTCGCCCGCTTGCTCGGCCGCCGCAATAAGTGTGTCCAGGTTCTCCGCCAACCCGGACGGCAAGTCGCGCATTTTTCTCACCAGGCGAATTTTATCGTGCGCTGTCGGGCCGATCTCCTCGTCGGTGTCCCATAGTTTCTCGCGTAGCTTTTCTCCGGGACGCAGGCCGACGAAATCGATCTCGATATCGCGGTCGGGTTCGAAACCCGACAGTCGAATCAGATTGCGCGCCAAGTCCACGATCTTGACCGGCGCGCCCATTTCCAACACGAAAACCTCGCCGCCCACGCCCATCGCGGCAGCTTGCATGACCAATTGCACCGCTTCGGGAATCGTCATGAAATAGCGGGTCATCTCCGGATGAGTGACCGTGACCGGCCCGCCCTCGGCGATCTGCCGCCGGAACAAGGGAATGACGCTGCCCTCGCTGGCCAGCACATTGCCGAAACGTACGGCCAAAAAACTCGTGCGGTCGGCGCGGCGCGACAAATCGAGCATAATCCATTCCGCCAACCGTTTGGTGCGGCCCATGATGTTGGACGGGCTGACGGCCTTGTCGGTGGAAATGAGGACGAATTTTTCCACCCCGAGGTCGGCGGCGATCTCGGCGATAACCCGCGTGGCGCGCACGTTGTTGAGCGTCGCGGCCACGGCGTTGGACTCCATGAGCGGCACGTGTTTGTAGGCCGCGGCGTGGAGAATGATGTCGGGTTTTTCCTCGAGAATCAGCCGGCGGACACGAATCGGGTCGCCCGCGTCGCCCGCGACGGGCACGATGGGAATCAGCGGGCGGCGGCGCGTCAGTTCCCAATGAATGTAAAAAAGGTTGTTTTCGTTACGTTCCAGCAGGATCAGCCGCGCCGGGAATTGGGCGGCGGCTTGCCGGGCCAGTTCGCTGCCGATGCTGCCCCCCGCGCCGGTGATCAGTACGCGCTTGCCGGAGAAGCTGCGGCGGATGGCTTCGGTGTCCAGGTTGACCGCTTCGCGGCCCAGGAGGTCCTCCACATCGACGTCGCGCAGTTGTTTGATCGACACTTGCCCGCCGAGGATGTCGCTGGCCGCCGGGACGATTCGGAAACGCACACCGCTGTCCTGGAAGCGTTCGAGCAACGCGCGCAGGTCGCGGGGTTTCAGGTAACGCGCGGCGATGATGATCTCGTCGATGCTGTAACGCAGCAGGATCTGCGTCAGTTCCTCGCGCCCTCCGAGCACCGGAATACCTTGAATATTGAAACCCTTCTTCGCCGAGAAGTCGTCGATGAAACCCACCACGTGCATGTGCAGGTGCGGATTGGCGCGGACTTCCTTGAGGATTTCGACGCCGATTTCCCGCGCGCCGTAAATCAACACGTTCTTCGCCTGAGCCCGCGGCGGCATGCGCGTGTACTCGCGAATCGCGCGGATCATAAAGCGACTGCCGCCGATGAAGGACAGGCAAATAAAAGCGTCGATCAAAAACACGGAGCGCGGAAAACTCGTGCGCAGGCCGAACATGATCACCGCGAGGAACACGAGGGAACTAACCACCACGGCTTTGGTGATGTCGATCAAGTCGTTCATGCCCACGTAGCGCCACCAACCGCGGTACAGGTCCCAGACGTAGAAGGCGGCGGCGCGCAAGGCGAGAATTAGCGGCAACGTTTTCAGCATGGTGTAAAGAGGCCAGGTGTTGCCCGCGGGCGTCAGGTCGAACTCAAAACGCAGCAGAAAGGCCAGGACATAGGACATCGTCGCCAACGCAAGCTGGCTGACAATGATCAGCGTGCGGCGATGCCGCAACATCCACGCCCCGATTTGGGTATCAAGGAAGTTGCGGCCCAACTCGGTATCGGTTTCCGGCACGATGTTCTCACTCCCCGGCCTGCGGTAACCATACTAGACGAAATGCGCCGCGTACACTAGCAGGCACAACGCCCGCGGGGAAGTGGCCTGACCGATATCATCCAACGCGGCGTTTCGCCTGGACAACGACGCGCGCATAACGTAAACCGTGCTTAGGATTATTGTGATTCAAAGGGGAGAGAAACTGCATGGCCGACGAAAACAATCTTGCCGTATTCATCGATTTTGAGAACCTGGCATTAGGCCTGGTCGATAAAAAGGCAAAATTCGACATCAGCAAAGTGCTGGCGCGCTTGGTGGAGAAAGGGAAAATCGTGGCCAAATCGGCCTATGCCGATTGGGGTCGCTATTCGGATTATAAGCGACAATTGCACGAGGCGGCGATTGAGCTGATCGAAATTCCCAAACGCGCCATGACCGGCAAAAACAGTGCCGATATTCGGCTCGTCGTGGACGCCATGGACCTTTGCTATTCCAAGGACCACATCGACACCTTCGTGATCGTGTCGGGCGATAGCGACTTTTCGCCGCTCGTGTCCAAACTCAAGGAAAACGGCAAGCGGGTCATCGGTATCGGGATGCGCGACTCAACCTCGGACCTGCTGGCCGGTAACTGCGACGAGTTCATTTATTACGAAGACCTCTTCTCGCCGGAAAGCGAGCCGGAAAAGATCGATAAGACGCTACCCAAGAAAAAGCGCGAGGCCTTCGAACTGCTGATTGCGGCCATCACGGCGCTGGTTCGCGAAAACAAGGAAATTTTGTGGAGCAGCATGGTCAAGGACACCATGAAGCGCAAACAGCCGAATTTCAGCGAATCATTCCACGGCTACCGGACTTTTTCCGAATTGCTGGAAGACGCCCAGACGCACGATGTCGTGCGCCTCAAAACCGACCCGCGCAGCGGCACGTAC of the Candidatus Lernaella stagnicola genome contains:
- a CDS encoding nucleoside-diphosphate sugar epimerase/dehydratase; the encoded protein is MPETDTELGRNFLDTQIGAWMLRHRRTLIIVSQLALATMSYVLAFLLRFEFDLTPAGNTWPLYTMLKTLPLILALRAAAFYVWDLYRGWWRYVGMNDLIDITKAVVVSSLVFLAVIMFGLRTSFPRSVFLIDAFICLSFIGGSRFMIRAIREYTRMPPRAQAKNVLIYGAREIGVEILKEVRANPHLHMHVVGFIDDFSAKKGFNIQGIPVLGGREELTQILLRYSIDEIIIAARYLKPRDLRALLERFQDSGVRFRIVPAASDILGGQVSIKQLRDVDVEDLLGREAVNLDTEAIRRSFSGKRVLITGAGGSIGSELARQAAAQFPARLILLERNENNLFYIHWELTRRRPLIPIVPVAGDAGDPIRVRRLILEEKPDIILHAAAYKHVPLMESNAVAATLNNVRATRVIAEIAADLGVEKFVLISTDKAVSPSNIMGRTKRLAEWIMLDLSRRADRTSFLAVRFGNVLASEGSVIPLFRRQIAEGGPVTVTHPEMTRYFMTIPEAVQLVMQAAAMGVGGEVFVLEMGAPVKIVDLARNLIRLSGFEPDRDIEIDFVGLRPGEKLREKLWDTDEEIGPTAHDKIRLVRKMRDLPSGLAENLDTLIAAAEQAGEAEAQRLLVAMTDTTETASEETEDDETVDDGGRAVSG
- a CDS encoding NYN domain-containing protein → MADENNLAVFIDFENLALGLVDKKAKFDISKVLARLVEKGKIVAKSAYADWGRYSDYKRQLHEAAIELIEIPKRAMTGKNSADIRLVVDAMDLCYSKDHIDTFVIVSGDSDFSPLVSKLKENGKRVIGIGMRDSTSDLLAGNCDEFIYYEDLFSPESEPEKIDKTLPKKKREAFELLIAAITALVRENKEILWSSMVKDTMKRKQPNFSESFHGYRTFSELLEDAQTHDVVRLKTDPRSGTYVIVGFGKKAQVKK